A genomic region of Magnolia sinica isolate HGM2019 chromosome 6, MsV1, whole genome shotgun sequence contains the following coding sequences:
- the LOC131249634 gene encoding uncharacterized protein LOC131249634, giving the protein MGIDPRQRQARQDEFEDEIEEESEEEEGSEDEEENDEEGNGKESSEEEEQEEEESQDLDEGPPTTHKDQHDGAALEAPGTIAQNMNLVPPTPPVQPTGTMNMSGLFERFQRLRPPTFTGTH; this is encoded by the exons atgggcatagacCCTAGGCAACGACAAGCAAGGCAGGATGAGTTCgaggatgaaatagaagaagagagtgaagaggaagaaggtagtGAGGATGAGGAAGAAAATGATGAGGAAGGCAATGGAAAGGAAAGCAGTgaggaagaagaacaggaagaagaggaGTCCCAAGATTTAGATGAAGGACCGCCTACTACGCATAAAGACCAACATGATGGGGCCGCCTTAGAAGCCC CGGGGActattgcccaaaacatgaacctGGTCCCGCCTACACCACCAGTGCAGCCCACTGGAACTATGAATATGAGTGGCTTGTTCGAGCGCTTTCAGCGCCTTCGccctcctacttttacgggtaCCCACTGA